A window from Micromonospora terminaliae encodes these proteins:
- a CDS encoding potassium channel family protein, which yields MDALLLPFRWIYRGLVWFANSPRTLIVSYLLMIVVAGVLYSQAEHKNAADSVWWAVVTASTVGYGDISPTSFAGRFLAALLISTMVLLVIPLITAHFASRLIVDDDAFEHAEQEELKADVRRLRALVEELAARQGIELPEPPRPERAGRPRTVTGRGSAAPPGAR from the coding sequence ATGGACGCCCTGCTGCTGCCGTTCCGCTGGATCTACCGGGGGCTGGTCTGGTTCGCCAACTCGCCGCGCACGCTGATCGTCTCGTACCTGCTCATGATCGTGGTGGCCGGCGTGCTCTACAGCCAGGCCGAGCACAAGAACGCCGCGGACTCGGTCTGGTGGGCGGTGGTCACCGCCTCCACGGTCGGCTACGGCGACATCTCCCCGACCTCCTTCGCCGGCCGGTTCCTCGCCGCGCTGCTCATCTCCACCATGGTGCTGCTGGTCATCCCGCTGATCACCGCGCACTTCGCCAGCCGGTTGATCGTCGACGACGACGCCTTCGAGCACGCCGAGCAGGAGGAGCTGAAGGCGGACGTGCGGCGGCTGCGGGCGCTGGTGGAGGAGCTGGCCGCCCGGCAGGGTATCGAGCTGCCCGAGCCGCCGCGCCCCGAGCGGGCCGGCCGGCCGCGCACCGTCACCGGGCGGGGCAGCGCAGCCCCTCCCGGGGCACGGTGA
- a CDS encoding GNAT family N-acetyltransferase, whose product MSDLTFREAVRADLPAVIALLADDVLGKARDFTEVDEAYERAFAAIDADPRNHLVVAETGGELVGCLQITYIPGLGRHGAERSLIESVRVRSDLRGRGLGRELMTWAIDRARERGCALVQLTTDKSRADAHRFYVGLGFVASHEGMKLAL is encoded by the coding sequence GTGAGCGATCTGACCTTCCGGGAGGCCGTCCGGGCCGACCTGCCCGCCGTCATCGCCCTGCTCGCCGACGACGTGCTGGGCAAGGCACGCGACTTCACCGAGGTCGACGAGGCGTACGAGCGGGCGTTCGCGGCCATCGACGCCGACCCGCGCAACCACCTGGTCGTCGCGGAGACCGGCGGCGAGCTGGTCGGCTGCCTCCAGATCACGTACATCCCGGGGCTGGGCCGGCACGGCGCCGAGCGGTCGCTGATCGAGTCGGTCCGGGTCCGCTCCGACCTGCGTGGCCGGGGCCTGGGCCGGGAGCTCATGACCTGGGCGATCGACCGGGCCCGGGAGCGGGGCTGCGCGCTGGTGCAGCTCACCACCGACAAGAGCCGCGCCGACGCGCACCGCTTCTACGTCGGCCTCGGCTTCGTGGCCAGCCACGAGGGCATGAAGCTGGCCCTCTGA
- a CDS encoding ABC transporter ATP-binding protein, whose translation MTATAGTSVVPDLAALQRQAAERAAERAGGQDRLRGHIVCDGLVRIFKTEGVEVFALQGLDLVIDRGDLVAIVGASGSGKSTLLNILSGLDTPTAGIARVAEYDLLALSNRRRLAYRRQVVGFVWQQTGRNLLPYLTALENVELPMKLAGGRSGRDRRERARQLLDLVGVGYCADRRPGQMSGGEQQRCAVAVSVANDPEVLFADEPTGELDEATGAEVFAALRTINAELGVTIVVVTHDHAVARQVRRTVSIRDGRTASEVHRTARVTADGSTELVSEEYAVLDRSGRMQLPASFVDALSMRDRVRLNLEPDHVEVRPGDRAHGEENER comes from the coding sequence ATGACCGCTACCGCAGGCACCTCCGTCGTGCCGGATCTGGCCGCGCTCCAGCGGCAGGCCGCTGAGCGTGCGGCCGAGCGGGCCGGCGGCCAGGACCGGTTGCGCGGGCACATCGTCTGCGACGGCCTGGTGCGCATCTTCAAGACCGAGGGGGTGGAGGTGTTCGCCCTCCAGGGCCTGGACCTGGTCATCGACCGGGGAGATCTGGTCGCGATCGTCGGCGCTTCCGGCTCCGGCAAGTCCACCCTGCTCAACATCCTCTCCGGGCTGGACACCCCGACCGCCGGCATCGCCCGGGTCGCCGAGTACGACCTGCTCGCCCTGTCGAACCGGCGCCGCCTCGCCTACCGCCGCCAGGTGGTCGGCTTCGTCTGGCAGCAGACCGGCCGGAACCTGCTGCCGTACCTCACCGCGCTGGAGAACGTCGAGCTGCCCATGAAGCTGGCCGGCGGCCGTTCCGGGCGCGACCGACGGGAACGGGCCCGCCAGTTGCTCGACCTGGTCGGGGTGGGCTACTGCGCGGACCGCCGCCCCGGCCAGATGAGCGGGGGCGAGCAGCAGCGCTGCGCGGTGGCGGTGTCGGTGGCCAACGATCCGGAGGTGCTCTTCGCCGACGAGCCGACCGGCGAGCTCGACGAGGCCACCGGCGCCGAGGTCTTCGCCGCGCTGCGCACCATCAACGCCGAGCTGGGCGTCACCATCGTGGTGGTCACCCACGACCACGCCGTGGCCCGCCAGGTCCGCCGGACCGTCTCGATCCGGGACGGCCGGACCGCCTCCGAGGTCCACCGCACGGCCCGGGTCACCGCCGACGGCAGCACCGAGCTGGTCAGCGAGGAGTACGCGGTGCTCGACCGGTCCGGCCGGATGCAGCTGCCGGCGTCCTTCGTGGACGCCCTGTCCATGCGCGACCGGGTCCGGCTGAACCTGGAACCCGACCACGTCGAGGTGCGGCCGGGCGACCGGGCGCACGGCGAGGAGAATGAGCGATGA
- a CDS encoding alpha/beta hydrolase, giving the protein MTRFSDRIRRRPVLAGFLAALVLTAGCTLPAFAPKAESEGAAAAPGTAPTWRACPEVPDELVGRGATGMRYECARIAVPRNWGTGAAAGATAGPGAGETFEIALIRIRSVKQRDRIGSLVVNPGGPGASGVDTAVYLSFGPGFGGLPTEVTDRFDIVGFDPRGVSRSSPVKCISDAELDASFGYDPDPESQASFDGFVDLNRRIGQQCGTRYGDQLPLYGTEQAARDMDAVRAAVGDEKLTYLGYSYGTLLGATYAQLYPQRVRALVLDGAVDPRQRLLAGSESQAKGFERAFDNFARWCTANAGRCPIAPDARAAVTTAIDKARVSPVRGRDGREATAGWVFYAVISSLYTEQGWQELARSIDALQGGDPTGVFKLADAYAERGDDGHYSNMFDANMAVNCTDETEKPTREQIRSVQSQWRQKYPLFGPALAVGMLGCVEWPGGRDAYPTGKAAGAPPILVVGTTGDPATPYEQTPALASMLGVGRVLTWEGEGHTAYPQTACVTRAVDAYLLSLTVPREGLRCPAR; this is encoded by the coding sequence GTGACCCGCTTCTCCGACCGGATCCGCCGCCGGCCCGTGCTGGCCGGGTTCCTCGCGGCGCTGGTGCTCACCGCCGGCTGCACGCTGCCGGCGTTCGCCCCGAAGGCCGAGAGCGAGGGCGCAGCGGCCGCTCCGGGCACCGCGCCGACCTGGCGGGCGTGCCCCGAGGTGCCGGACGAGCTGGTCGGGCGGGGCGCGACGGGCATGCGCTACGAGTGCGCCCGGATCGCCGTACCCCGCAACTGGGGCACCGGGGCGGCGGCCGGCGCGACCGCCGGGCCGGGCGCCGGGGAGACCTTCGAGATCGCACTGATCCGGATCCGGTCGGTCAAGCAGCGCGACCGGATCGGGTCGCTGGTGGTCAACCCCGGCGGTCCCGGCGCGTCCGGCGTGGACACCGCGGTCTACCTGTCCTTCGGGCCGGGGTTCGGCGGGCTGCCGACCGAGGTGACCGACCGGTTCGACATCGTCGGTTTCGACCCGCGCGGGGTGAGCCGGTCCAGCCCGGTGAAGTGCATCTCCGACGCCGAGCTCGACGCCAGCTTCGGCTACGACCCCGACCCGGAGAGCCAGGCGTCCTTCGACGGCTTCGTCGACCTCAACCGGCGGATCGGCCAGCAGTGCGGCACCAGGTACGGCGACCAGCTCCCGCTCTACGGCACCGAGCAGGCCGCCCGGGACATGGACGCGGTGCGCGCGGCCGTCGGCGACGAGAAGCTCACCTACCTCGGCTACTCCTACGGCACCCTGCTCGGCGCCACGTACGCCCAGCTCTACCCCCAGCGGGTACGGGCGCTGGTGCTCGACGGGGCGGTGGACCCGCGGCAGCGGCTCCTGGCCGGCTCGGAGAGCCAGGCGAAGGGCTTCGAGCGGGCGTTCGACAACTTCGCCCGCTGGTGCACGGCGAATGCCGGCCGCTGCCCGATCGCGCCGGACGCCCGGGCCGCGGTGACCACCGCCATCGACAAGGCGCGGGTGTCGCCGGTGCGCGGCCGGGACGGCCGGGAGGCCACCGCCGGCTGGGTGTTCTACGCGGTCATCTCCTCCCTCTACACCGAGCAGGGCTGGCAGGAGCTGGCCCGGTCCATCGACGCGTTGCAGGGCGGCGACCCGACCGGCGTGTTCAAGCTCGCCGACGCGTACGCCGAGCGCGGGGACGACGGGCACTACTCCAACATGTTCGACGCGAACATGGCGGTGAACTGCACCGACGAGACCGAGAAGCCGACCCGGGAGCAGATCCGCTCGGTCCAGTCGCAGTGGCGCCAGAAATACCCGCTGTTCGGCCCGGCGCTGGCGGTCGGCATGCTCGGCTGCGTGGAGTGGCCCGGCGGGCGGGACGCGTACCCAACCGGGAAGGCGGCCGGCGCCCCGCCGATCCTGGTGGTCGGCACCACGGGCGACCCGGCCACGCCCTACGAGCAGACCCCCGCGCTGGCCTCGATGCTGGGCGTGGGCCGGGTGCTCACCTGGGAGGGCGAGGGGCACACGGCCTACCCGCAGACCGCCTGCGTGACGCGGGCCGTCGACGCCTACCTGCTCTCGCTCACCGTGCCCCGGGAGGGGCTGCGCTGCCCCGCCCGGTGA
- a CDS encoding ATP-dependent DNA ligase, whose product MDLPINPPVEPMLAKSVPQLPTHPGLTYEPKWDGFRCIIFRDGDEVELASRGGKTMTRYFPEVVEQARRQLPERCAVDGELIVIRRDGPDGQPRLDFELLAQRIHPAASRVKLLAETTPADFVAFDLLALDDELLTDRPYPERRGRLEKALAKVRPPVHVTQVTTDPETARRWFDVFEGAGLDGLIVKPADLPYEPGKRLMFKVKHARTADAVVAGFRWHKSGPVVGSLLLGLYDDAGVLHHIGVSSSFTAARRKELLDELEPYREVGGDHPWVHGDHERGQRIPGGVSRWTGGKNLEWEPLRPELVVEVGYDAMEGDRLRHTAQFVRWRPDRDPRSCTYDQLERPIRYDVDQVLRGDPAATVGEGPGRA is encoded by the coding sequence GTGGACCTGCCGATCAATCCGCCGGTCGAGCCGATGCTGGCCAAGAGCGTGCCCCAACTCCCCACCCACCCCGGCCTGACCTACGAGCCCAAGTGGGACGGTTTCCGCTGCATCATCTTCCGCGACGGCGACGAGGTCGAGCTGGCCAGCCGCGGCGGCAAGACGATGACCCGCTACTTCCCCGAGGTCGTGGAGCAGGCGCGCCGCCAGCTGCCGGAGCGCTGTGCGGTCGACGGCGAGCTCATCGTGATCCGCCGGGACGGCCCCGACGGCCAGCCGCGGCTCGACTTCGAGCTGCTGGCCCAGCGGATCCACCCGGCCGCCTCCCGGGTGAAGCTGCTCGCCGAGACCACCCCGGCCGACTTCGTCGCCTTCGACCTGCTCGCCCTCGACGACGAGCTGCTCACCGACCGGCCCTATCCGGAGCGGCGGGGCCGCCTGGAGAAGGCACTGGCCAAGGTCCGGCCACCGGTGCACGTCACCCAGGTGACCACCGACCCGGAGACGGCCCGGCGCTGGTTCGACGTGTTCGAGGGAGCCGGGCTGGACGGGCTCATCGTCAAGCCGGCCGACCTGCCCTACGAGCCGGGCAAGCGGCTCATGTTCAAGGTCAAGCACGCGCGCACCGCCGACGCCGTGGTGGCGGGCTTCCGCTGGCACAAGTCCGGCCCGGTGGTCGGCTCGTTGCTGCTCGGCCTCTACGACGACGCCGGGGTCCTGCACCACATCGGGGTCAGCTCCTCGTTCACCGCGGCCCGGCGCAAGGAGCTGCTGGACGAGCTGGAGCCCTACCGCGAGGTCGGCGGCGACCACCCGTGGGTGCACGGCGACCACGAGCGGGGGCAGCGCATCCCGGGCGGGGTGAGCCGGTGGACCGGCGGCAAGAACCTGGAGTGGGAGCCGCTGCGCCCGGAGCTCGTGGTCGAGGTGGGCTACGACGCCATGGAGGGCGACCGGCTGCGGCACACCGCCCAGTTCGTGCGCTGGCGTCCCGACCGCGACCCGCGCTCCTGCACCTACGACCAGTTGGAGCGCCCCATCCGCTACGACGTCGACCAGGTGCTCCGCGGCGACCCGGCGGCGACCGTCGGCGAGGGGCCGGGCCGGGCGTAG
- a CDS encoding ABC transporter ATP-binding protein, with protein MTEQLTVPPDRVAVDEVVRVEGVSRTFGRGEHAVHAVRDVSFAARRGELVAVRGRSGAGKTTLLNLVGGLDRPDSGRVRVAGHDVTTASERELLALRRGTVGFIFQTFGLVPILSAAENVGVPLRLAKVPAAEREQRVAVLLELVGLGGHAAQRPYELSGGQQQRVAVARALANEPDLLIADEPTGQLDSETGRSIMDLLRAVVHARGMTALVATHDPALIDMADRTLTLRDGRLLPD; from the coding sequence ATGACCGAGCAGCTGACCGTGCCGCCGGACCGCGTCGCCGTGGACGAGGTGGTGCGGGTCGAGGGGGTGAGCCGCACCTTCGGCCGGGGCGAGCATGCCGTCCACGCCGTGCGGGACGTCTCCTTCGCGGCCCGCCGGGGCGAGCTGGTCGCGGTCCGGGGCCGCTCCGGCGCCGGCAAGACGACCCTGCTGAACCTGGTCGGCGGGCTGGACCGGCCGGACAGCGGGCGGGTGCGGGTGGCCGGGCACGACGTCACGACCGCCAGCGAGCGGGAGTTGCTGGCGCTCCGCCGCGGCACGGTCGGGTTCATCTTCCAGACCTTCGGCCTGGTGCCGATCCTGTCGGCGGCGGAGAACGTCGGGGTGCCGCTGCGCCTGGCCAAGGTGCCGGCCGCCGAGCGGGAGCAGCGGGTGGCCGTGCTGCTGGAGCTGGTCGGGCTGGGCGGGCACGCCGCACAGCGCCCGTACGAGCTGTCCGGCGGCCAGCAGCAGCGCGTGGCGGTGGCCCGGGCGCTGGCCAACGAGCCGGACCTGCTCATCGCCGACGAGCCGACCGGCCAGCTCGACTCGGAGACCGGGCGGTCCATCATGGACCTGCTGCGGGCCGTGGTGCACGCCCGCGGCATGACCGCGCTGGTCGCCACCCACGACCCGGCCCTCATCGACATGGCCGACCGCACCCTGACCCTCCGCGACGGCCGCCTCCTCCCCGACTGA